Below is a genomic region from Polyodon spathula isolate WHYD16114869_AA unplaced genomic scaffold, ASM1765450v1 scaffolds_74, whole genome shotgun sequence.
aaatacaaaaataacggTCTTTGTGGTCGGGTTTGTTGGGTTGTTTCCACGATGTTCTCTAACgtaatcttttattttacaaggaaagcttttcttttttaatgcattttaataggatACGCAGAATATGTACATAAAGTAAACTAGATTTGAGACTACACAGGTCTCCTCTGCAGGTCAACTGAATctcaattgcatttttattttattttcatttcaaatgtcaATCCTCACTGTGAACTTTCTCTACATCCAGTTTCTACTTAAAACTAGTGTATTCTATATACATATTCATCTTGAAATGTACTAggggggagaaaaagaaaaaaaaagtgttgttggAACTTCTGTGTGGAGCTGATTTTACAGCACTAAACCACTAAGCTACCACGTTTTCAAAGGAATTTGTGACATTGCCACATTACACCAAAACAGCAGTGAAATTGTGCAGTGGAACAGGTCATTTTGCTCAGGTGCGACCGCTACACACGACTCACGTTCAAGATATTCCAGCACTGAGGAAACGGCTAGCAAATGGTCCATGAGTGAAATAATTCCTTACAGAAACATGGAGTGAAAAATCACTGCTCAAGCCTTAAACTGTTCACTGCataacaagacaaaaataaataaataaataaataaaaaacacaaaacggAAAGATTAATTCTAAGAACAACATTCATCTTTTTACacttattaattataataatttcacCATGACAAACACCAGACAGTAAGATTAAGCTAGCACTggtgtttcttattttttgtttaacaaatcaTGTGTAGAATTGCATGTCACTATAGCAACATCCAGAACAGGTCAATGAATTGTTAACGTTCACTGTTCAGCATAGCGTACtttagcaaattaaaaataaataaatacgtttgttTGAAGACTAGTTTTCTTCTCATAGGAATACATAACACCTACAGCATAAGTTAATAAATCcaagctactgtatataaatacgtCACCAGCATGCAAAATATTGTATCATTGAGATTAATGGAGTAATCGTATTACACTGGAGAAAAAGTATTATAGGCAAGTGCAttactcttaaaataaaaaaataaaaacaacaaaaagctgcTTTAAGATCATTTCCCATTTTACTCTTTTAATAGCCTGCCTTTAATAATGCCTACAGCCAAAACGAGTGAAGGGTTCCagtaaatacttttaaacatGCTCAGAAATCTTTTATTAGGTAGGATTTTAAAATCAGTGTCGGAGTTAATATCGGTGATTTTAAATccgtattattttaaaaaaaactcaataaaGAGGTTCGGTATAACGGGAAAAGTTCTAATTGGCTAAGACAATCTTGTATAATTGATCAGTACCTTCACGTTAACATTGCATAATAAGGATATGCGTGTTTCATTCCACAGTTACTTCCCATCACAGCTTGGCTaaagttattcatttttaattaaaacattttgatttcaaaattccaatttaaaaaaaacaaaaaaaaaaacatttgattttaattttaaaaagaaaatctttgCCCTCCCATACACTTACTGGAAccattacaaactttttttttttcttttgtgaggCATTCACATTCaagctgtaacatttttttttttttcctagcctttttatttttgtttaaagttgAATAAGCAGCTCCTCTTATTTGTTTTGTACTACAGAACAGTCCATACGCCAGTGTGAGGCTGCCATCCGAACCCAGCAACAGCCACTCTGAATTTCCGCAAGTGGTGTTTTGGCAAATGTCGAAGAGGCAATCAAGAAGAGGTCACCACTGGATAGGTtcccttcactttttttttttcatggaaaaacAAAAGACTGCGGTAGTAGCGTTGGCTGCGGCTGCCAAGTCCACTGGCCTAGTTGTTGGTCTCTCCGGCGTCGTCGTCCTGCTGGTCGCTTGTCCAGAGTGTCAAGTTGTCTCGCAGGAGCTGCATGATGAGCGTCGAGTCCTTGTAGGAGTCTTCGTTGAGGGTGTCCAGCTCGGCAATGGCGTCGTCAAAGGCGGTTTTGGCCAGGTGGCAGGCTTGCTCGGGTGCGTTTTGGATCTCGTAGTAGAAAACAGAGTAATTCAAGGCGAGGCCCAGGCGGATGGGGTGGGTGGGCTGCATGTGCTCCTTGCTGATCTCGTGCGCCTCGTTGTAAGCCTTCTCCGAGGACTCCACCACCGTCGCCCGCTTCTCCCCCGTCGCCACCTCGGCCAGGTAGCGGTAGTAGTCTCCCTTCATCTTCAGGTAGAAGACCTTGCTCTCGTGCTGCGTCTCGCTGCAGTTCTTGATCAGGAAGTTGTCCAGCAGGTTGAGCACGTCCTGGCACACTGTCTCCAGCTCTTTCTCGATCTTCTCGCGGTAAGCCCGGACCATCTCAATCTTCTTCTCGTTGCCGTCGGCGGAGGTCTTCTGCTCAATGCTGCTGACCACCCTCCAGGATGAACGTCTGGCCCCCACCACGTTCTTGTACGCCACAGACAGCAGGTTCCTCTCCTCGTTGGAAAGGGCCTCGTTCAGCTCCGTCACCTGCGAGAAACAAGACACTTGAGATTAGGGCTGGGTATTCAGAGATGATTCGGGAAGGTGGCGTAGTCAATATCAGATCTAGATCACCACCCGGTTTATTACAATTAGTGTAGTAAAACTAAGTACTATGCAAGTGCAAGGCTTTTCATGTTAGTCACAATAGTAATACCGCTGTACTGACACAGCAGTTAACCCCTTCTAGACGGCCCATCAGATTGAATTAGATCGATGACATACAGTAATTGTATACAACTCTGACAAGagtaaattgtttttcaaattagcATAAAAGCCTTCATCAGACTTCAGACAATCAACCAAAACACAGTTAGTCGAGTCGAGAAACCAGAAGCGATTTATATTTTATGCTTTCTGCTGGGAGATTCAGCAATCAAAAGCTTACTTGAAATCATACTAAAAATCGTccaaaatttatttatttgctgttgtgAAATATCCATAGGGAAAACTTCAGGGATGACTccccaatcaaaatgcatttcactaaagccccaagCCAACAGAGActctatattttttaatcaatttcatcAATAATCGTTAGACCTTTAGCgttttagaaaggtataatactaCATACTTTAGGGCTTGTATCAGTGGAAATATCCACCTACAGTCAAGCCATGTCAGGCGGACCTGAAAAGGGTAGAATTTTCAGTCAGTAAAGGGTTaatgtgtaatgtgtttaaaatgaagtgtCTTCTTGAATTCTAGTTAGAAGTAACACATACGCTCTCATGACCTGAAATGCTCGAACAACTGAAAGCCTGCGTAATTATTTCTGCTCACAGCATTCAATGGGCATTCCTTCTTCTGTGTTGCTAGGCGCA
It encodes:
- the LOC121308007 gene encoding 14-3-3 protein gamma-B, with the protein product SQVSCFSQVTELNEALSNEERNLLSVAYKNVVGARRSSWRVVSSIEQKTSADGNEKKIEMVRAYREKIEKELETVCQDVLNLLDNFLIKNCSETQHESKVFYLKMKGDYYRYLAEVATGEKRATVVESSEKAYNEAHEISKEHMQPTHPIRLGLALNYSVFYYEIQNAPEQACHLAKTAFDDAIAELDTLNEDSYKDSTLIMQLLRDNLTLWTSDQQDDDAGETNN